The following are encoded together in the Erwinia sp. E602 genome:
- a CDS encoding TetR/AcrR family transcriptional regulator: MTTMTRERLLGEAEHLMREKGYSAFSYADLSKIIGITKPSIHHHFPTKDLLGEQVVRQALVDTRATFDEILATKSSPAEQIAAYVDLFVQSYRASLLPLCCALSAETANLPQNIIEQTSLYFDMQIIWLTGIVERGIAAGEFSTGIGATDAALMIINLCEGASVVARATGRAEVFSNSLKHILMFLNLKTGA, translated from the coding sequence ATGACAACGATGACGCGGGAACGACTCCTCGGCGAGGCCGAGCATCTCATGCGGGAAAAAGGCTATTCTGCCTTCAGCTATGCCGATCTGTCCAAAATTATCGGCATCACCAAGCCCAGCATACACCATCACTTTCCGACGAAAGACCTCCTTGGTGAGCAGGTGGTCAGGCAGGCGTTAGTCGATACCCGGGCAACCTTTGATGAAATCCTGGCGACAAAAAGCTCGCCGGCAGAGCAGATAGCCGCTTACGTGGACCTCTTCGTACAGAGTTACCGGGCCTCACTTCTGCCGCTGTGCTGCGCGCTGTCGGCCGAAACGGCTAACCTTCCCCAGAATATTATTGAGCAGACGTCGCTCTATTTCGATATGCAGATCATCTGGCTGACAGGCATTGTTGAGCGCGGGATTGCTGCCGGTGAATTTTCTACAGGAATTGGCGCCACGGATGCCGCACTGATGATTATTAACCTCTGTGAGGGGGCGAGCGTCGTGGCACGGGCAACGGGCAGAGCTGAAGTCTTCAGCAACAGCCTCAAACATATACTGATGTTTCTGAATCTCAAAACCGGAGCTTAA
- a CDS encoding co-chaperone YbbN → MREITSYNEDNFRDIERYEGLSVVRFSAPWCPPCQTSEVFFNALVLQLDDDVQVGRVNVDQAPVLTTKYEIWGLPTVLIFKEGQMVRRIPGVKHAAYYASAIEEVKKGL, encoded by the coding sequence GTGCGTGAAATCACCAGCTACAACGAAGATAATTTTCGCGATATTGAACGCTATGAGGGGCTGTCAGTGGTGCGCTTTTCTGCTCCGTGGTGTCCGCCCTGTCAGACCAGTGAAGTATTTTTTAACGCCCTGGTCCTCCAGCTTGACGACGACGTTCAGGTGGGCAGGGTTAATGTCGATCAGGCGCCCGTGCTGACGACCAAATATGAAATCTGGGGCCTGCCAACGGTGCTGATATTCAAAGAGGGGCAGATGGTGAGGCGCATACCCGGCGTAAAGCATGCGGCCTATTATGCCAGCGCGATTGAAGAGGTAAAAAAAGGGCTGTAA
- a CDS encoding carboxymuconolactone decarboxylase family protein, whose protein sequence is MQDWNNYRTELMQRLGQLGKLAPDTMKGVVTLGSAGNKTDLLGAKVRELIALACAVTTRCDGCIAFHAEAAIKAGATDDEIAEALGVAINLNAGAAAVYSARTLDAVSQMRG, encoded by the coding sequence ATGCAGGACTGGAACAATTACCGCACAGAACTGATGCAGCGCCTTGGCCAGCTTGGCAAGCTTGCCCCTGACACCATGAAGGGCGTGGTGACGCTCGGCAGCGCGGGTAACAAAACCGATCTGCTTGGCGCAAAGGTCCGCGAGCTTATCGCGCTCGCCTGTGCAGTCACCACCCGCTGCGACGGCTGTATTGCGTTTCACGCGGAGGCCGCCATCAAAGCCGGTGCCACCGATGACGAAATTGCAGAGGCACTGGGCGTGGCCATCAACCTGAATGCCGGCGCGGCCGCAGTCTATTCTGCACGCACGCTGGATGCCGTCAGCCAGATGAGAGGCTGA